Proteins encoded in a region of the Halioglobus maricola genome:
- a CDS encoding ATP-binding protein → MSFSLTQILLLVACYLSVLFAIAHLAEREIIPRAISSHPLTYVLSLGVFAGAMASNAVIDVAYRYGYNFLLYYCGIGLVFLLGALILIPVLRLSRVYQLASLADMLAFRFRSPRVGAAITITMCIALLPLLALQIQAIGDSVHYLSGHNISETHSDVHHDSVALVVCLVIIVFAILFGTGHASSRKRNTGLVTAMAFESLVKLAALIGLMIAVVYQVFEGPEHMAQWLRDYPPVRQQLTTQLSFENAHTLLLVFFAGAVCMPHIFHMMFAENAESEHLHAASWGIPLYLMLLSLPILPLAWAGMVLEHPMPMAYSGLAVGQHLNSPLVSVMAFVATLSAASATIVVTTLALANMCLNHLVLPSGLLRLAEETDIYRPLRHIRRLLIAVLILSGYAFYFTLADSQSLTALALVAFAGTLQFLPGVIATPHWPRANRRGLLAGLTGGLATWFTLIMLPATQGQAQLLGYLFSSLAADQLSIWAMATMLSLGVNVALFALVSLTSESTPDERIAAEICSMDELSRPTRQILPLTSAAQFAEQLAPALGHTAAAGEVERALDELRFQPDESRPYALRRLRRRIEANLSGLLGPAIAHSIIERAIPFRDSGTEDINLIERNLDSGQVQFTGLAADLDNLRRRYRETLEQLPIGVCSMGTDGEMLMWNDAMEAITGVAASEVQGSLLSTLPAPWQQLLADFQQSKDNAVLKTDVTTDPAEPSWVSLHKSGAAGGDTIILVEDITAYELLEAELLHNERLASIGRLAAGVAHEIGNPVTGIACLAQNLEYADDPEEIALTAQDILKQTGRVTKIVESLVNFSHAGSNSESIELGPCNLADCIDEAIHLLTLDRDAQLVTYSNHCDRELVVLGDSQRLLQVFVNLIGNARDACDDRGHVQIQAYPKDDVVLVDVDDNGSGIPVELQHQVFEPFFTTKDPGSGTGLGLALVYSIMDDMGGSVQLTSPLQEGPRPGTRFTLTLATSSYGIEFEV, encoded by the coding sequence ATGAGCTTTAGTCTTACCCAGATCCTGCTGCTGGTCGCGTGCTACCTCTCGGTATTGTTCGCCATAGCACACCTGGCGGAACGCGAGATCATTCCTCGAGCCATCAGTAGCCACCCACTGACATATGTTCTCTCGCTCGGGGTTTTTGCCGGCGCCATGGCCAGCAACGCGGTCATCGATGTAGCCTATCGCTACGGCTACAACTTTTTACTCTACTACTGCGGCATTGGCCTGGTGTTCCTGCTCGGCGCCCTGATACTGATCCCGGTGCTACGCCTGTCCAGGGTCTACCAGCTGGCGTCGCTCGCCGACATGCTGGCTTTTCGCTTCCGCAGCCCCCGCGTCGGAGCAGCCATCACGATCACCATGTGCATTGCCCTGCTGCCACTGCTGGCCCTGCAGATTCAGGCCATCGGCGACAGTGTCCACTACCTCTCCGGGCACAACATCTCAGAGACTCACTCCGACGTTCACCACGACTCAGTAGCGCTGGTCGTATGCCTGGTGATCATTGTCTTCGCGATCCTGTTTGGCACCGGTCACGCCTCTTCGCGTAAGCGCAATACAGGCCTTGTGACTGCGATGGCTTTCGAATCACTGGTCAAGCTCGCCGCCCTGATTGGCCTGATGATCGCCGTGGTCTACCAGGTATTCGAGGGGCCCGAACACATGGCCCAGTGGCTGCGAGACTACCCGCCAGTAAGGCAACAACTGACCACCCAGCTAAGCTTCGAGAACGCCCATACCCTACTGCTGGTTTTCTTCGCCGGGGCGGTGTGCATGCCCCACATATTTCACATGATGTTTGCAGAGAACGCCGAGAGCGAGCACCTACATGCCGCGTCCTGGGGCATTCCTCTCTATCTGATGCTCCTGAGCCTGCCGATACTGCCACTGGCATGGGCAGGTATGGTGCTTGAACACCCCATGCCCATGGCTTACTCGGGGCTCGCGGTGGGCCAACACCTCAACTCGCCTCTCGTGTCGGTGATGGCTTTTGTCGCCACACTGTCCGCCGCCAGCGCCACTATTGTGGTCACCACCCTCGCACTCGCCAATATGTGCCTCAACCACCTGGTGTTGCCATCTGGCCTATTGAGGCTCGCCGAAGAAACCGACATCTACCGCCCGCTCCGGCACATTCGCAGGCTTCTGATTGCTGTCCTTATTCTCTCGGGCTACGCGTTCTACTTCACCCTGGCCGATAGCCAGAGCCTGACGGCACTGGCCCTGGTCGCATTTGCCGGTACCCTCCAGTTCTTACCCGGTGTGATCGCCACGCCCCACTGGCCACGCGCTAATCGCCGGGGCCTGCTCGCCGGTCTCACCGGCGGCCTGGCCACCTGGTTTACGCTAATCATGCTGCCGGCTACGCAGGGCCAGGCCCAGCTACTGGGCTATCTGTTTTCGTCTCTCGCGGCAGACCAGTTGAGTATTTGGGCCATGGCAACCATGCTGTCACTAGGCGTAAACGTGGCGCTCTTTGCATTGGTTTCACTGACCTCCGAGTCGACACCGGATGAGCGCATTGCCGCTGAGATCTGCTCGATGGACGAGCTCTCGCGGCCGACGCGACAAATCCTGCCACTCACCTCCGCCGCACAATTTGCCGAGCAACTCGCCCCTGCACTGGGCCATACCGCCGCCGCAGGCGAAGTTGAACGCGCACTCGACGAGCTGCGCTTTCAGCCAGATGAGAGCCGGCCGTATGCCCTGCGTCGCCTCCGCCGCAGGATCGAAGCCAATCTTTCGGGCTTGTTGGGCCCCGCGATTGCCCACAGCATCATTGAGCGGGCCATCCCGTTCCGCGATAGCGGCACTGAGGACATCAACCTGATTGAACGAAATCTGGATTCTGGCCAGGTGCAGTTTACCGGCCTGGCCGCGGATCTCGACAATCTGCGCCGCCGCTATAGAGAAACCCTGGAACAGCTCCCCATCGGCGTTTGCTCCATGGGTACCGACGGCGAGATGCTGATGTGGAATGACGCCATGGAAGCGATCACCGGTGTCGCCGCGAGCGAGGTACAAGGCTCACTCCTCTCCACACTGCCTGCCCCATGGCAGCAGTTGCTGGCCGACTTCCAACAAAGCAAAGACAACGCAGTGCTCAAAACCGACGTGACGACGGATCCCGCCGAGCCCAGCTGGGTCAGCCTGCATAAATCCGGTGCGGCAGGTGGCGACACCATCATTCTGGTGGAAGATATCACGGCCTACGAACTCCTCGAGGCGGAGCTGTTACACAACGAACGCCTCGCTTCAATAGGCCGCCTGGCCGCCGGGGTTGCACACGAGATCGGCAATCCCGTCACTGGTATCGCCTGCCTGGCGCAAAACCTGGAGTACGCCGACGACCCGGAAGAGATAGCCCTCACTGCGCAGGACATCCTTAAACAAACCGGCAGGGTAACCAAGATCGTCGAGTCCCTGGTGAACTTCTCCCACGCCGGCTCCAATAGTGAATCAATCGAGCTCGGACCCTGCAATCTCGCGGACTGTATCGACGAAGCCATTCATCTGCTGACGCTGGATCGGGACGCACAACTGGTGACTTACAGCAATCACTGCGACCGTGAACTGGTAGTGCTCGGTGACAGCCAGCGCCTGCTACAGGTGTTCGTAAACCTGATCGGCAACGCCCGGGATGCCTGTGATGATAGGGGACATGTGCAGATCCAGGCCTATCCCAAAGACGACGTGGTGCTCGTCGACGTAGATGACAATGGCAGCGGCATTCCAGTGGAATTACAACACCAGGTGTTTGAGCCGTTTTTTACGACCAAAGATCCCGGATCGGGTACCGGCCTCGGTCTGGCCCTGGTCTACAGCATCATGGACGACATGGGCGGCTCGGTGCAGCTAACCAGCCCACTGCAGGAGGGACCTCGCCCCGGCACCCGCTTCACCCTGACACTTGCTACCAGTAGTTACGGTATTGAGTTTGAAGTGTAA